The Streptosporangiales bacterium genome segment GTATCTCCCGACCGCCGACGCCCGACCGCGACGTATCTCCCGACCGCCGACGCCCGACCGCGACGTATCTCCCGACCGCCGACGCCCGACCGCGACGTATCTCCCGACCGCCGATGCCCGGCGGCCGCGTGCATGCCGACCGATCCACGCCAGCTGCGGGCGTCCTTACCGCCGGTGCACGGTGGCTGCCCGGCGGCTGGTTAGCCGCCGGTGGTCGTTCGGGCGAGCTCGTTGAGCAGGAGGGCCTCGCCGACGCAGTAACGTTCGAACTCGCCGAGGTGCAGGCTTTCGTTGGTGCCGTGCGCGCCGGAGTCCGGGTCGGCGACGGCGGTCACGAGGATGTCGGCCTCGGGGAACGTCTCGGCGAACGCCGCGACGAACGGGATCGAGCCGCCGATGCCGATGTCCACCACCGGGTGGTCCCACGCGGCGCCGAACGCCTGCTTCGCCAGCTGGTGGGTGGCGCCAGCGCTGTCCACGGCGAACGGCTGCCCAGACTCACCAGGCGCCGCCGTCACCTGCACTCCCCACGGCGCGTGCTCCTCGAGGTGCCGGCACAACGCCTCGCGCGCCCGGTCCGCGTCGTCGCCCGGCGCGACCCGCAGGCTGACCTTCGCCTTGGCCACGGGCACCAGGATGTTGACCGCGTCGGCGATCCGCGGCGCGTCGATGGCGAGTACGGACACCGCCGGCTTCGTCCACATCCGCGAGGTGAGCGCACCACCGCCGAGCAGCTCGACTCCCTCGACGGTCCCGGCGTCGCTGCGTACGCGCTCCTCGGTGAGGTCGAGCGGATCGCTCTCGCCGCTGGCCAGACCGGCTACCGCGACCTCGCCGGCCTCGTCGTGCAAAGTGCCGAGCAGCTTGCACAACGCGGTGAGCGCGTCGGGCACCGCGCCGCCCCACATCCCGCTGTGCACCGCGGAATCGAGAGTGCGCACCTCCACGTAGCACTCCGCGACCCCGCGCAGCGACGTGGTCAGCGCAGGCACGCCGACCGCCCAGCTAGCCGAGTCGGCAAGCACGATGACGTCGGCCGCGAGCCGCTCCCGGTACTTCTCCAGGAACGCCCCGATGGTCGGGCTGCCCAGCTCCTCCTCACCTTCGAGGAACACCGTCACCCCCACCGGCGGCCGGCCCTCGAACGCCTTCAGCACCGCGAGATGGGCCGCGGCGCCTGCCTTGTCGTCCGCGGTGCCGCGCCCGTACAGCCGGCCGTCGCGCTCCACCGGCTCGAACGGTTCGCTGGCCCACGCGGACCGGTCGCCGACCGGCTGCACGTCGTGGTGGGCGTAGAGCAGGACGGTCGGCGCGCCGGCCGGTGCCGGCCAGCTGGCCACGACGGCCGGCTGGCCGCCGTCGACCTGGAGTATCTCGACCTCGGCGGCTCCGGCGTCGCGGTACATGACGGCTGCGAACCCGGCCGAAGCGAGCACCTTGTCCGCTGCCTGCGGGTCCGCGGAGACCGACGGTATCCGCACCAGGTCCTCCAGTGCGGTCCTGACCTCGGGCATCACCTTGCTGATGGCGGCACGTGTTTCATCGATCGATGGCGTCATGCGGTGATCGTACGTGCCCGCC includes the following:
- a CDS encoding M20/M25/M40 family metallo-hydrolase is translated as MTPSIDETRAAISKVMPEVRTALEDLVRIPSVSADPQAADKVLASAGFAAVMYRDAGAAEVEILQVDGGQPAVVASWPAPAGAPTVLLYAHHDVQPVGDRSAWASEPFEPVERDGRLYGRGTADDKAGAAAHLAVLKAFEGRPPVGVTVFLEGEEELGSPTIGAFLEKYRERLAADVIVLADSASWAVGVPALTTSLRGVAECYVEVRTLDSAVHSGMWGGAVPDALTALCKLLGTLHDEAGEVAVAGLASGESDPLDLTEERVRSDAGTVEGVELLGGGALTSRMWTKPAVSVLAIDAPRIADAVNILVPVAKAKVSLRVAPGDDADRAREALCRHLEEHAPWGVQVTAAPGESGQPFAVDSAGATHQLAKQAFGAAWDHPVVDIGIGGSIPFVAAFAETFPEADILVTAVADPDSGAHGTNESLHLGEFERYCVGEALLLNELARTTTGG